A region of the Lycium barbarum isolate Lr01 chromosome 1, ASM1917538v2, whole genome shotgun sequence genome:
atttatatatttggaaaCTACAAATAAAGTATATAAGTTTACACAATTAATAATTCATAATATATGAAAAGAAGTGGAAAAAATCGTAGTCATAGAAAAGACTGTTTGACTCCCTAAACTGATCAACCTttatataaattgagacggagagagtaacATTTTTTGAGATCATAGACCTTAATGGAGTATTACTATTCCCTTCGCTTCAATTTATATAGGATACTTTTTTTAAGTCTCTTCTAGAAAGACGtcatctttttatatttaaatttaatttaattttaaattcctCATCTACccttaataaaaatatttatagCGACATAAATGTTTAAGATGTTTTAAGTTATAAGtttaaaaaaattcaattttttcttaaaatttcataCTTAGTCAAACAATATCATATATATTGGAATTAAAGGAATAACAATTTCCTATTAAGTCCTATTACTATTATAAGCAACACAAGTTTTAACCTTTTTTCCCGTaaagactcttttttttttcatccggTGTCTGGGAGCAGCATTGGTACCCGGTTATATCCGGATTGGGGACGCGTAGGGCCACATTTAAGTGCTCCCTACCCAAGATTTTTTCATACCCAGGACTCGAACCCCAGACCTCTAGTTAAGGGAAAGCAGTCTCATCCGTTGCACCACGTCCTTTGGTGGTCCGTAAAGACTCTTATATACTCTCTCTgacccataataagtgtcaccttagctaaAAACATGCTTATTAAGAAATTAGTAATACAATGTGAAGTTTATTAAATTACCCCTACATTATAAAAATAGattactttttcctcttaattagagcatgcacaagtagtaaaccttttgacattgagaatccaacaataccaagtcaCTATGTGACTTTTCTAATCAtaatttagatgttactttaacttgtcaatTTTTGTCTAAGGGTAAAATTGGTAAAACTGGCCGATTtatgagatatttttttttttgttagggtGACACTTATTATTGAACTGAGGGAGTAGTTTATAATGAAAAATAATGAAAGTTAGATTCGTATAAATGTGATAATTGTGAAAACAATGATAATCCTAATGGTGTTGAATCTGTTGATGAATTTAGTAACGTGTCCTTTTCAATAGACAAACTAGTATAATCGATAACTTTAAATAATAGGAGCAAATCTTCTTTACATGTTGGgtatataaaaataaatttatcTAACATAAATCCTAGTCACAATCAATTTGAAATCTATTATTTTTGGTTTTAAAAGTCCATTTAAATGTACCCTCTGGGTCGTTTGGTACACGGTATTAGCTGAGATACCTCAGCATTAATTGTGAGATTAATTTTGTATCATGTTTAATAGAAGAAATAAATTTATCCtaagataaatttataccttgtaccaaataaAGTATAAAGTGCATCCCAAACTTAAAGATGGAATATTCCATCTTATCCCATTAattttgagattattttatcccatctaaGAGATAGGATAAATTAATCCtaagaaataagataaattaaTCCTAAAATTATAATCCTGGGCTCTAGGTACAATGTAACGACGCAGGAGTATATGTTTAATAACATTCTGTCATTTGTATCAAAATTAGCACTACTGAATTAACTAATGAAAAAGTTATGGTCGGTTAGCAAATGTAAAGGCCATAAAATCTAGTAATTAATGATAAAAAAACGACAGACAATCAATCAAGGAACATCAGtctagaaagaaagaaaaaaatgaaagatgGATGTATTTTTAAAAGATGGCGATAAAAGATGGCCCACATTTGAGACTTTCTTGAATTATTCTTGATTTCTTTGTTCACATTACAACTTCCACATATATTCCTCTTTATATCTCCTAAGTCCTATCATATCATACAAATCATAAAGAAGCCTCTTAGCAGCTACACAGCACCTTCACTTACTCTCCTTTATCCTATAACTTCTTGATGTTTTTAGTGAACAATTTGTCATCTTTAAATGCTCATTGATTTCAAATCCTCATAGCCATAAATTTACTTGTTTTCTTGTTTTCAAACACACCATTTAGTGCCATTGGACTAACTCTTTTATTTAAGTTCATAAGaaaaaagattgaatctttttGCACTTCTGGCACAGAAGATTGAGTCTTTTGGCACCGAGGGTTGAATTTTTTTTGGCACTTTTGGCACTGAAGATTGAATCTTTTTGCATTTTTGGCACTGAAGATTGAGTGTTTTTGCACTTTTGGCACTGAAGATAGAATCTTTTTGCACTTTTGGCACTGAAGATTGAGTCTTTTTGCACTTTTGTCACTGAAGATTGAATCTTTTTGCATTTTTTTCCACTAAAGATTGAATCTTTTTGCATTTTTGTCACTGAAGATTGAATCtttttgcacttttgtccctcaAAATTGAATCTTTTTGCATATTTATCACTCAAAATTGAATCTTTTTACATTTTTGTCACTGAATATTGATCCCCAAATGGAGAAAGTTAAAGCTTGGGACAAAAAGACTTTGATAACTGAGCTTACACAAGGGAAAGATTGTGTAAACAAGCTTAAAAACCAATTTGATCCTTTGGCTTCACCAGAGGAATGTGATTTACTACTTGAGAAAATACTTTCATCACTTGACAAATCATTGTCAATTTTGAATTGGAAGGTTTTTAATGGAACTAGTGACCCTTTTTCTTGTTGTTCAACAATTTCAGTACCTGGAAATGGTACAAGTTTAAAGACTGAAGGTTCTGATTTGGAGTATTTGAGGGATCAAGGCCAAAATAAGAAGAGGTAAATTAATTTTAGGCCTCAATCAAACCATTTAATATGGTTTTTTGAAATTCAACTATGTTGTTCTGACTCTTCAAAAATATATCGAATTGGTACGGCAATATTTTCAAAGAGTCCGAACAATATAGAAATTCAGGCATTAGATTTTGTTCTAAATTTGTTGGTTTTGCAGAAAGATGTTGCAGCCGTGGAGCAAGCAAGTTAGAGTATCTGGGACAGAGCTAGAAAGTTTTAATCATGATGATGGCTATAGTTGGAGAAAATATGGGCAGAAATATATCTTAGGAGCTAATCAtccaaggtaaaaaaaaaaaaaaaaaaatttaaaaaaaaaaacagaagaaaaaTAACCCTTTTCCTTATTTTCTTGATCCCTTTGTTTTTTGTGTTGTGTTAACTATTTTCTTATTATGACAACCACCCTTTATTTTGATAAAACACATTTTTCATGAATGCTAGTAACACttactaattaattaatttaagttGTTGAAATTTTTGTGGAGTCAAGTTAATTTCAGTCAAAATAGCACTTATACAAACCTAAATATTCAGtttctttcactttttttttcagctGTTGCTATTTTTTAAATTATAGAATATTCAAAGCAAGAATGTCTTTAAATTCACAACAATTCAACTTTTGTCCAAATGTATGGGCACCCCTAAAATTGTCACATCTTTTCATTTAGACACTGAGGTGGTTACCTATTAAACGCCTAAAGTATGTTCAAAATGTGTCTATTGAACTGGAAAAAGTATTTTTCGGAGTAAGTATTACTCGGGAATGGTACAGGAATTTTTTCATTGAATGTAGACCTGGATTTGAATCtaattaagattaattttacTTTGAAATTGCAGGGCTTATTACAGATGCACTCACAGGAAACAAGGCTGCTTTGCAACAAAGCAAGTTCAAAAATCAGATGAAGACCCTTTAGTCTTTGAAGTCACATATAAAGGAAAACACACTTGCAAAGCCTCACAATCATCAAGATTCATTTCATATGAAAACCAAAAGAAATATTGTGACAAGAATCAGTGTCAACTAAAGAAACAAAAAGTGGGAAATCAAAAAGTTGAAAAGTTGAATATCAAAGAAGAAGCTTTTCCTTTCACTCCACTAAAATGTGAAAGTGAAAATGCACAAATCTTTTCCAATTCAATAGAGCCATTTATATCTCCAATAACATCAGAATCCATGTACTTGTCATTGTTGCCAAATCAAGAAGAGGAGTTTGAGATGGGCAAGATTTTGCAGAGCTCAGAATCGAATCGTATTGAGtttatttcaacaccaacatcagTCATTCATTCGCCATTTTGTTCTGACTGGGATTTATCAATGGATGGTGAACTTGATATTCGTGATCCGAACTTGATGATTGACATATCTGAATATTTCACCTAGCTTGAGAGCACTGACAGAGTCAGAAATTTTTGTAAGGGAATTGAAAGGATACTAGAGCGTCACATCTCAGATTTAAACGAGTGACTTAAATTCGGGTCATATTGAGTGTATTTCCACACTTAACTTGCGAGCCAACTTTTTGAACTAGTTGTACTTTTTGTACTATTTGTTTTAGTCTTATTGAAGTTCTTAATTAGCAGGATGCTCCTAGGCCAATTGGAATAGAACTTGAATAGGCAATGTGCTTACCATGAACTCTGACAACACTTGTCACAAACGGAATAAAAATGTCAAGTGGCTACAAGTGTTAAGCTTTGTCTAAAGTATATTATCGTCTATATCTGCATGTCATATAACATGTCCTTGACAAATTAAACCATCAGCTAGCATTATCAATAAACTTGTATAATCTTGTAAAATGCTGCGCACATAATTAGAGCTCGCTAAACCAAACAAATTTTGATCCAGAACCCAGTTAATTAAGCTGCCTTGGGAAGCCTTAGAGTGTAGACAATTTATACGACCCATTGGGTAGCATCATTTGCTAATAttagaacttttttttttgcgcggattgtccttcatttcgggtggtctttaatttttgcccttcaaattggtggtctttaacttttgccttcacctgttgtgggttcgaaccccagcttagtttaaaaaaaaaaaaaaaccgcaggGCAGAATTTTACAAATTTGGCCATGCAAAAGGCAGAATTTCAAggccaaaagttaaagaccaccattttgagggacaaaaattaaagaccaccctagcgaagggcaatcctgcaaattgcccatatTAGAATGACATATTTTGCGCCCACACTTACAATTTGAAAATATGAACAAGGCTCTACTATAAGTGTTTTATTAATAGATCTCTTGTGTAATTTTTTATCCATCTCATGTGATAAAGATCATATAACCAAAATAACATTTAAAATGAACTATAAAATATCATCTCTCAAATTTATAGTAGCTTCTTGAAAACTCGCTTCAGGTATCAAACTTTAAGATGCATGAGGTACTTCATTACTATAAAATGCCATTCTTCCTTGCACAAATAACGCAATCATCAAGTATCTCCTTCATTCCATATTTGTACACGAAACCTTTCTCATCAAGCTTTTTCGATCCCCACTTGATTTCTCTCTTGGGGTCATTAAAGCACCTGTGATGGGAAAGTTTTAGGAGCACAAATGAACAAGTAGTACATAAATCCATTCAAGAAAGGAAATTATAACTTCATCTCCA
Encoded here:
- the LOC132632361 gene encoding probable WRKY transcription factor 53, translated to MEKVKAWDKKTLITELTQGKDCVNKLKNQFDPLASPEECDLLLEKILSSLDKSLSILNWKVFNGTSDPFSCCSTISVPGNGTSLKTEGSDLEYLRDQGQNKKRKMLQPWSKQVRVSGTELESFNHDDGYSWRKYGQKYILGANHPRAYYRCTHRKQGCFATKQVQKSDEDPLVFEVTYKGKHTCKASQSSRFISYENQKKYCDKNQCQLKKQKVGNQKVEKLNIKEEAFPFTPLKCESENAQIFSNSIEPFISPITSESMYLSLLPNQEEEFEMGKILQSSESNRIEFISTPTSVIHSPFCSDWDLSMDGELDIRDPNLMIDISEYFT